The DNA region GGCGAGGAGGAGGGCGGCGTGGGCGCCGCCGAATGCGTTGCTCGTACAGAGGACGCTGTCGAAGGATGTGTTATCGAAGGGCTCGAAGGCGATGGCTTCGCTGAAGCCGGGGGAGCGGGCGCCGATCGAGCCGGGGGTGCGGCCGGTGCGGAGGGATTCGGTGGCGAGGGCGAGTTCGACGATGCCGCAGCTGCCGAGGGTGTGGCCGAGGGAGCCTTTCCAGGAGACGAGGGGGGCGGCGGGGAATTGTTTCGCGAGGGCGCTAGCTTCGAGTCGGCCAGCTTCGAGGGTGCCGGTCCCGTGGCCTTTGAGCCAGAGGCGTCGGTTTTGCGCGAGTGGCGCGAGGCCGGAGAGGCAGGCCGCGAACCCAGTGCCGTCGGCCTGGTTGGCGGTGAAATGGTGCATCTCGTTGTGCAGGCTCTGGCCGAGGATGGCGAAGTCGCCGCAGTCGCGAGTGAGGACGGCGAAACCGGCGCCGTCGCCCAAGCCGATGGAGCCGACGGGACGGTTTTCGTAGGGAGCGGGGAAATCGGCGTTGAGGATTTTCAGCGCGTGAAAGCCGCCGGCGACGAAGGGGCTGAGGAAGTCGAAGCTAAAGACGAGGGCCTCGTCGGCGAGGCCGGCGTGGAGCGCGCGGGCGGCTTGCAGCAGTCCTAGATGCGCGGATACGCAGGCGTGCGAGAAGGTGGTGACGTTTGGCCCCCAACCGAGCTCGCGGCGGAGCCAGTCCACGCAGGCGCTGGGCGTGCCGTAGCGAAGGTGGGCGGGATCGCCGGTGCGACGGAAGGCGTAAAGGCTGCCGACGCCGAAGTTACTGCTCGTGACAAACACTGGATGGCGCGGGCCGCCCCAGTTGTTTCCCGGAATGGTGGCGACGAGCGGGCGGAGAAATGCGAGCCAGTTGGGCGGGGCGGATTCGTCGAGAGGACGACCCGGGCAGAGAGCGAGTGGAACGAGGTCCCCACCGGAGGTCCCGAGGACGGGAGCGGGCTGAAGGGCGCGTTGGCCGGAGAGCAGGGCGACGTGGGTGGCGCGGGCGTCGCCCAGCGCGGTGAGGCAGCCGGTGGCGGCGAGGCGGGCGGACGTGTTGGCGAGGGAGGCGGCCACGGCGAAGGGCGGAGAGGTCAGACGAGTTATCTCGCGCAGACGAACGCCGGATCAGGACGGGAGGCGGGCGGGGTCGGCGCGTTCGCGGACGAAGTCGGTGAGGGACTTGATGCTGGCGAGGGCGGTGCGGGACTCTTCGCTGTTGCTGATTTTGATGCCGAATTCTTTTTCGAGGCGGACGACGAGTTCGAGGGCGTCGATAGAATCGAGGTTGAGGCCGGCGCCAATGAGAGGTTCGTCATCAGCGATTTCGGCAGGCGTGACGCCTTCGAGTTTGAGGGCTTCGACGATGAGGTGTTTGAGGCGGTCAACGAGCGGGTCGGTCATGCGATGAGGGGGTAGGAGATGAGGAGGTTAACGAGGGCTCGCAAGTCTGGAGGCAGGGGGAGGGAAAGGCTGGCGACGGGTGTTTTGCAGGGCCGACGGGAGCGGAATCGTGGGTTGACAGGGGCGGGGTGATGTTTTGTCCTGACCCTCTTTTTCAAATGAGCACGACCGAACCGACCACCCAACGCAGCCTCACTCCCGAGGAGTTTCCCTTCACCGATCCTTCCTTGATGGTCCGCTACGTGACCGATACCGGCAAGATTTTGCCACGCAAGTACACGGGTCTCTCCGCCAAGCAGCAGCGCCGCGTTACGAAGACGATCAAGCAGTCCCGTAACATGCTGCTCGCGAAGTAAGCGAAGCGACTATGTCACTTTTTCAGGCCGGAGTTTTCTCCGGCCTTTTTTGTGTCCATGAACAAAGCAGCGATCACGAAGACGATGCGGGCTAACGGGAAGACAGCGAAGGCGGGACGCGCACGCGTGTATCGCGGGACGGCGCGCAATCTGGCGCGGCTGGCGGGGGTGTTGCGCGAGGGCGGGATCGTGGCGGTGCCGACGGAGACGGTTTACGGGCTGGCAGGGGATGCGTTGAATGCGGCGGCGTGCCGGAAGATTTTCAAGGCGAAGGGACGGCCGGCGAACGATCCGTTGATCGTGCATATCTGGGAGCTGGCGCAGCTGAATGTGCTGGCGGAGCGAAATGAGGCGGTGGACAAAGTGGCGGGGGCATTCTGGCCGGGGCCGTTGACGATAGTGCTGCCTAAGAAGGCGGTGGTGCCGGATCTGGTGACTTCGGGGCGGCCGAGTGTGGCGGTGCGGATGCCGAGGCACCGGATGTTTTTGGAGTTATTGAAGCGGTGTGGAAGGCCGCTGGCGGCACCGAGTGCGAATCCGTTTGGGTACATCAGCCCGACGACGGCGGCGCATGTGCGGGAGAGTCTGGGCGGGAAGATTGATTTTATTTTGGACGGTGGCGACGCGGAGGTGGGGCTCGAGTCCACGATTCTGGATCTGCGCGATCCGAAGAATCCGGCGGTGCTGAGGCCGGGGGCGATCTCAGTGGGGGAGATTGCGAAGGTGCTGGGGCGGCGCGTGGGCGTGGTGAAGAAAATTGCAGATTTGGAAGCGGCAGGCTCAAGCGGGGCGAAAGTGGGCTCGGGGGGGGGAGAGATTGCGCCGGGGATGTTGTCGAAGCACTATAGTCCGAAGACGGCGATCACGCTGCACCGGAAGCTGAGCACGGCGGTGGTGAAGGCGTTGCGGGCGGATGAGGCGGCGGTGTTTTTGTTCAAGCCGGCGGGCGGAGAAGGAAAGCCGGGGACGCGCGCGGGTGCGAAGGCGAAGAATGTGTTCTGGTTATCGGAGCGCGGGGATTTGCGGCGGGCGGCGCGGGGATTATTCGGGATGTTGCGCGCGCTGGATGGCGGGCAGTGGAAACTGATTCACGCGGAGCTGGCTCCGGGGACGCCGGATGGGTTTGCGGCGGCGATCAATGACCGGCTGACGCGGGCGGCGGCGAAGCGGTGAATCGCGCGGCGTAGCCGCGCGAAATCTCAAAGGCCAGAGGGACAAACTCCAAAGTCGGGGAGGCCGGGCCGATTGGTGGAAGTGGGGCGGCCTAGACGACACGGAGATCGTCCCTCCAAGAGAGCGGTAAAGCCCAAGGCAGCGGGGTGGGGGCACCCCGCCTACATCAAAGCGCTATTTCAGCGGGGACTGGGTGTCGTCTTTTTTAGACATGACGACGTAGTAGTCTTTGTAGGACTTGTCGGTGTACTGGCCGTAGTAGTAGCCCGAGACGTTCATGTTGAGGCCGTTGAGGACGGCGCCGAAGTTGGGGACGTGTGAGTCGATAAGGCGGCGGGCGGCGTACTGGGCGGCGCGGCGGCGGACTTTGTTGAAGAAGACGGTGAAAATGGAGCCGTCGACGAGCGGAAGGATGATGAGCGCGTCGCTGACGGCAGCGATGGGTGGCGTGTCGATGAAGACGCGGTCGTAGCGGGTGCGGAGGTCGGCGATCATGTGCTCGAAACCGGCGCTGTTGAGAACGTGCGTGGGGTTTTTGGCGCGGCCGCCGGCGGGGATGATGTCGAGATTCGGGTGCGGGCCTTTGACGACGACGTCTTCGACGCGGGTGTCGCCGCCGCACAGATCGATGACACCGCGCTGATTGGCGATGCGGAAGGATTTGTGGATGTTGGGGCGGCGGAGGTCGCAGTCGATGACGACGACTTTTTCGCCGTGGGCGGCGAAGGTGAGCGCGAGATTGGTCGTGGTGAAGGATTTGCCCTCACCGGGGATGGTGCTGGTGACGAGGATACACTTGGCGGCGCGGGCGTCGTCCTTCAGGCGGAGGCTGGAGTGAAGTGTGAGGAAGGCTTCGGAGACCTGGCGGTCGGCGTGGTTGGCGACGACCTGGGCTTTTTCGGGGGCGGGCATTTTCCGCACCTGGGGGATGATGCCGAGGAGGTGAAGGCCCATCTGTCCTTCGATGTCGAAGGAGCTCTTCACGCGGTCGTCGATGAAGGCGACGAAGATGGCGACGGCGAGACCGAGGCCGAGGCCGCCGACGAGACCGAGGCCCAGGTTGAGGAGGATGACGGGTTTGACGTATTGCTCGGGCTGGGACGGGAAGGCGCGGTCGATGACGCGGGCGTTCTGAGTGTCGAGCGTGCTGGACATGGTGGTCTCGCGCATCCGGCCCATGAGGTGCTGGAGGACTTGCTCCTCGATCTTGAGTTCGCGATCGAGGCTCTCGTATTCGACGCCGGCGCGGTCGATGCCGAGGGACTGGGTTTCCTGCTCAACGAGGCCGGAGCGGGCTTCGTCGGCGTTGCGGAGGGCGGACTGGTAGTCACCTTCGACGATGGAGGCGGCCTCAGCGGTGGCCTTGGCGAGCTCGGCGTCGATCTGGGACAACATGCGGGTGGCGTCGATCATGCGCGGGTGTTTCGCGCGGTAGCGTTCGCTGAGCTGGGCGACGACGACTTTTTGCTCGGCCTGCTGTTTCTTGAGTTCGCCGATGATGGGCTGGATGGCGATGAAGGAGAGTTCGGTGAGGTCGCGGCCGGCGGCGCGGAGTTCCTGGATTTGTTTCCAGCGGACCTCGGCGTCTTTGAAGCGGGCGTTGGTCTGAGTGACGATGATGTTTCGTGCCTTGAGAGTCTCGGTGACCATGTCGCGGCGCTGGTCGAGCGAGACCATCTTGTGCGTTTCGCGGTAGGTCTGGAGGCGGGTGGCGAGCTCTTCGACCTTCTTGCGCTGGTCGTTGACGCGGGCGCGGAGTTCGTCGACGGCCTTCATGGATTCGTCGATACGGACGCGGGAGTTGTAGGCGATGAACTCGTCCACGAACATGTTGGCGATGTCGGAGGCGAGGACGCGGTCGGGGTGGCGGTACTGAACCTCGATGATGAGGCTCATACGGCGCGGGATGACGCGACGGTTTTTGAAGAGCACCTCGGCGGGGGTGAGTGGGTCGCCGCTGCCGCCTTTGAGGTAAGGCGCCATGAACTGGGCGAGTTTTTCGCCGGTGAGACGGTCGGAGACCTTCTGGATGATCGTGCCGCTTTCGAGGATCTGGACGATGGTGTTGAGGTCTTCGAGGGAGCGGACGTCGTTATCGGTGACGGACTGGACTTTGAGGACGGCGGGGTCGCGGCGGAGGATCTGGATGAGGGAGCGCGACTGGTAGATTTTGGTCTGCGTGAGGGTGTAAACGAGGACGCAGGAGAAGATGACGAGGAAGACGGCGAGGATGTACCAGATGCGTTCGCGCAGGATGAGGACGTAATCCTGGAAGCCGCGCTGCTGGGGGCCGTCGGGTGGTTGTTGATACGCGCCGTAGCCGTAGGGGGACTCGGGCGCCTGATCGGGGCCGCCGTGGGGAGCGGGGGAAGCGGGAGGGTTCATGGGGGCGGATCAGAGGACGCGCTCGGGGACGTAAACGGTATCGCCGACCTGGAGAACCCATTTTTCGGCGGAGGCGCCTTTGTTCATGAGCTGGTCGGCGTTGATTTCGACGGTCTCGCTTTTGCCATCGGTCGAGGTGCGGGTGAGTTTGACGCGTTTGCGATCGGCGAGGCGGTTGAAGCCGCCGGCGCGGGTGATGGCGTCGATGAGGTTGAGTTTTTGCTCCTGAGGAAAGGGGACGGCGCCGGGGAGGTTGACGTTGCCGAGGACGTTGACGGTGCGTTTGGCGTATTCGACGACGACGAGGGTGATCTGGGGGTTGACGAGGAAGTCGCGGTCGTAGAGGTCACGGATTAGCTGCTCGGCCTGGCGGAGGGTTTTGTTGCGCAGATCGACTTGGTTGATGAGGGGGAGGTTGATGGTGCCTTCCTGGGAGATGCGGACTTCGCGGAGGAGGTCGGGCTCCTGGAAGACCTGCACTTTGATCAGGTCTTGGGGCTGGAGGAGGAAATCGCCAGAGGGGACGGACGGCTCTTGGGCGCGGAGGGCGGTGAGGGCGAGTCCGGTGAGCAGGAGTGTCCGGAGGAGATTGAGGAGTCGGAACATAGAAAAGCCGCGCGAGTGTTCTTCGCGCGGCAGGTCAGGTCAAGAGGGGCTCGACCGGTTGACGGTTTAGAAGCGGAGGGCGGCGCCGAGGCTGATGATGCTGTTGTCGAAGTTGGCGCCGTTGAGGGAGGAGTCGTTGGAGCGGTAGTTGTAGGCGGCGGTGATTTTCGCGTGGTCGTTGATGAGGTAGGCGAGGCCGAGGCGGCCGTCTGTGTAATCGTCGTCGCGACCGCTGAAGTATTCGAGCTGCTGGTAGGTGAGGCCGAGGGAGCCTTCCCACTGGGCGGAGAATTTGGTGCGCAGGGTGGGGGCGATGGTCATCGTTTTCTGCGAGATACCTTCGGCGCTGGTGGTGTAGTCGTTACCGAGGAAGAGGGTGAGATCGGTCTTGGCGGTGATGACGTACTGGAACTCGGCTTCGACGCCGACGCCGGTTTCTTTGTCACCGGTCTCGGGTTTGCGCTCGTTGTAACCGACGCTGAAGTAGCCGCTGAATTTTTCGGTGACGGGGATGCGGGCACCGACGTTGTAGTAATAGTCTTTCGAGTCGCCGGCGCTGATGGCGAGGGAGGTCTGGCGGTAACGGAAGCCGGCGCTCAGATCGAGTTTCTCGGAAACGGCGTAGTAGTAGTTAAAGGGGACGGTGATTTCCTCGATGTCGATGTACGAGGAGCTGTCGTAGTCGGTGTCCGTCCAGCTGATGCCGAGGCCGGTGGAGCTTTTTTCGGAGATGCTGATTTCGGAGTCGGCGCTGGCATCGAGCACATCGCGGTTGACGAGGGTGCTGCCGCGGATGTCGCGGGTGCTTTGGGAGAGCTCGCGGTAGGAGGCGTCGAGATCGAGTTTAAGTTTGGCGTCGTCGTAGGAGAGGTTGAAGACGGAGGAGAGGAGTTCGTCGTCGAGGGAGTCGTTATCGAGGTAGCGGGTGAAGGTCTCGGCGATTTTGAAGGAGCCTTTGGTCTGGGCGCCCTGGCCGAAGGTGAGCTGGAGGCCGGGGGAGAGTTCGAAGATGGTGTCATCGACCTCGGCACCGTTGGTGAGGAAGATGTTGTCGTCGGTGCGCGCGCTGATGTCACCGGTGATGAACAGTTCGGCGGATTCGCCGACTTTGGTGATGGCTGAGGCCGTGGAGGCAAGACAGGCGAGTGCGGCGATTCCGCAGGCTAGGTTCTTCATGTAGGCAGGGTGTGTGGTCGTTAACTAAAGCGATGGGATGCGGTCCGGGGTCAGCGTGAGGGGCTCACGATGATGGGCGGACGCTGGGTGGGGAAGTTGCGGCCGTTGCGGATTTTGTTTTTCACGGCTTTCGTGGCCTCTGGGGAGGATTTGCCGGTGGCTGCGAGGATGGCGGATTCGGCGGCTGGGACGGCTTTGATCGCGGAGGCGATGATCGCTTCGACGAGTTTTGCTTTTTCATCGGCTGGCGTAGAGGCCGGGATGGCGTCGATGGCGGCGGTGGTGGTGGACGCGGCGACGTTGGCGGAGGCGTCGGGGCTGAGGCCGGCGGTGAGTTTGGCGAGAGCCTGTTCGACGGCGGCTGGGGCTTCGGCGGGGTTGGCCTGGATCTGGGCGACGAGGGCGTCGATCGCGGGATCAGCGGCGTGGCTGAAAAGAGCGGAGAAGCCGAGGGCGAGAGAAAGCAGGAATGCGCGTGTTTTCATGGGTATGAGTTTGCGGTGGACCGACCGCGTTCTGTTAGAAAGGTTCGCGCTATCGGTGTGAGCAATCCCTATTTGAATCGAGCCTAGGTCAGTTGCTTAGCTGGTTTTTACCTGAATTTTGCCAAACCTTTTGCATGTCCAAGTCCCCGGAGAAAGCTGACGCGAGCGCCTTGAAACAAACCGCCCGAGATCGAGTGCGTGAGGCGCGGGGATGGGAGCGGGTGGTGCCGGTGTTCATCCATCGCACGGAGGAAGGCGTGCAGGTGGTGGTGCATTGGCGGCGGCTGTTGCTGAGTGTTTTTGCGCTGGGTGCGGTCTCGGTGCTGGGGCTGACGCTGGCGGCGTGGGTGTATGTTTATTCGTACAAGGGGGTGAAGGAGGTGGGCTATCTGCATATCGCGCTGCCGTGGCGGTGGGATGAGTACCGGGTAATGCGGGGGGCGCATTATGTGGCGACGGCGAAGGAGATGATCGCGACGGCGCAGTGGCGCGGGGCTTACTTGAATCTGCGCGTGGGCTTGCTGAAAGACCCAGCGAACCGGGAGGGGCGGCTGTTGCTCGCTCAGTTTTATGGGATGTTGCGGCGGTTCGAGCTGGCGGAGGAGACGTTGATGGAGGGGTTGAGTTATCACCGGACCGACGATGCTTATTTGCAGGCGATGCTGCAGTTTCTCCTGCAGCAGCAGAGTGACGCGCGGATCGTGACGCTGACGGGCGAGGTGCTGGCCGATGCTGGCGCGGGCGTGATGAGGAAGCGGATCGCGGCGCTGTATGCGGCGACGGCGCATGCGTATCGGGGAAGTTATGACCGCGCGGAAGATCTCATCGCGGCGCATCAGCTGGGCGAGACTCGCGAGGGGCGGATGCTGGTGGCGCGCATCGAATGGGAGCGCGGTTATCCGGAGCTGGCGTTGATTAAACTGGAGCAGCTGCGCGCGGGGTTGCCGGCCGATGATGAAGTGGCGGGAGTGCTCGCGGGCTACTATGGGGAGCTGGGCCGGGTGGATGAGGCGCGGCGGCTTAATTTGTTGAGGCAAGTGACGAGCCCGGCGGCGCCGGGGCCGCGCATCGCGATGCTCAAGCTGCTCGCCAAGACGGGCGATGAGGTGGCGGCGAAACGGGAGGTGGAGGAAGTGATGCGCGATTTTCAGAACGATGGGCCGGCGCTGGTGCAGCTGGCGGAGTATGCGGCCAACAACGGAGACATCGCGCTGGTGCGCCGCATTTATGAGCACTGCAAGGCGGCCGATCTGCCGTGGGATGTGGTGGCGGTGCTCACGGTTGAAGCGAGCATCGTGGCGAAACAGTATCAGGACGCGTTGGATCTGACGCGGGAGTTGCTACGCGAGAATCCGGAGTGGAGCCGGCGGCACTATACGTTGTTCAACGGATTGCAGGCGATCGCTCTGCATGGGCTGGGCGATCATGACGCCGCGCGGTTGTTCATGAAGAATTTCCTCGGGCAGGCGAACATCCGCAGCGAGCAGCTGGCATCGGTGTCGGGGCGGCTGGCGGCGGTGGGCGCGGCGGACGAGGCGCGTGATCTGCTGGACCGGGCGGTGCAGGATGATCCGCTCAACCAAGCGGCGCTGACAAAGTTGATCGAGCTGGATTTGAAGGCGGGGCGTCTGGAGGAGCTGCCTGCGGCTGTGCGGAAGCTGCTGACGATGCGCAAGCCGTCGCCGCTGTTGCTGGCGCGCGTGCGCGAGGAACTGGGGCGTGACCGGTGGTTGTTTCTGGACGGGCGGACGGCGGCGCTCGATGAGCTGAGCGCGGCGCTGGCGGTGAAGCCGTAGGATCGCGATTAGCGAGTGGCGGTGGCGAGTTCGGCGAGGAGGCGCACGTTTTGGGTGTGGGTGCCGACAGTGAGGCGGAGCCACTCGGGCATTCCGTAAGGTTTCATCGGACGAACGATGACGCCGCGGCGCTGGAGGGCGTCGAAGACGCGGGCGCCGTCGCCGACTTTGACGAGGATGAAGTTAGCGACGCTGGGAACGTATTCGAGATTCAGCGACTTGAAGCCGGTTTCGAGCTGGGCGAGGCCTTCGCGGTTTTTGCGGGCGACATCGGCCGTGAAGGTTTTGTCGTCGAGCGCGGCGATGGCGGCGGCCTGGCCGATGGCGTTGACGTTGAAGGGCTGGCGGACGCGGTTGAGGAGCGCGGCGAACTCGGGAGTGGTGTAGCCGTAACCGACGCGGAGGGAGGCGAGGCCGTAAATTTTGGAAAAGGTGCGCAGGCAGATGACCTTGCGGCCCTCGGCGATGAGGGGGCGGAGGTCAGGCGGGTTATCGAGAAATTCGGAGTAGGCTTCGTCGTAGGCGAAGACGACGTGAGGCGGGAGTGCGCGGACAAAGGCGACGATTTCTTCCTGGGTGTTGGCCGTGCCGGTGGGGTTGTTGGGGCTGGGAAGGAAGACGAGTTTCGTCGCGGGTGTGATGGCCTTGAGGAGGGCGTCGAGATCGTGGCGGTGATTGACGAGCGGGACTTCGATCGGGCGGGCGCCGAAGAGGAGGGTGACGAGTTTGTAGACAACGAAGGCGGGGGTGCCCATGACGACGTCGTCGCCGGGGCCTAGGAGGACGTGACCGAGGAGTTCGAGGAGTTCGTTGGAGCCGTTGCCGATGACGAGCTGGTCGGGGGCGATGGAATAAGCGGCGGCGAGTTTGGCGCGGAGAGCGAAGCAGCCTCCATCGGGATAGAGCTCGGCTTGGGAGAGCGCGCGCGTGGCGGCGGTGATGGCCAAAGGCGAGGGGCCGAAGGGGTTTTCGTTGGAGGCGAGTTTGATGATGCTAGCGGGGTCGAGTCCGAGTTCGCGGGCGACGTCTTCGATGGGTTTGCCGGGCTCGTAAACGGGCTGCTTGAGGACGGAGGGTTTGACGAGTTGAGCGAGAGTCATGGCGGTGAGTTTTTATCGCGGAGACGCGGAAGAGCGGAAACGCGAAGGAATCGTTTAGTTCGGGGACTTTAAGACCAGGCAGACGTTGCTGCCGCCGAAGCCGCTGGAGTTTTTAAGGATGATGCGGGGAGCGCGCGCGATGGATTCGCGGGGGAAGTCCAGGCCGGCGCAGGCGGGGTCGAGGTCGGCGAGGTGGGCGTTGCCGGGGATGAAGCCTTCTTTCATCGCGAGGGCGCAGAAGGCGGTTTCCATGGCGCCGGCCATGGAGAGGCCGTGGCCGGTGAGGCCTTTGGTGCTGCTCACCACGGGGCGGTGGCCGGCGGTGGTGAAGATCTCGCGGAGGGCCTGGGCTTCGGCGGCGTCGCCGACTGGCGTGGAGGTGGCGTGGGCGTTGACGTAGTCGATTTCTGAGGACGGGACTTGGGCGTCGGCGAGGGCGCGGGTGATGGCGGAGCGGAGGCCGGCGCCGTCGGGGCGGGGGGCGGCGACGTTGTAGCCGTCGGAGGCCTGGCCCCAGCCAGCTAGGGTGGCGTAGATCGGCGCGTTGCGGGCGAGGGCGGTGGCGCGTTCTTCGACGATGAGGACGACGGCGCCGCCGGTGCCGACGAAGCCGTCGCGCGATTTATCGAAGGGGCGCGAGGCGGTGGCGGGGTTGGCGTTGGTCGAGAGCGCGCGCATGGCGGCGAAGGGGAGGACGGTCTCGGCGTTGAGCTCTTCGGCGCCGACGACGATCATGCGTTTCTGACGGCCGAGGCGGATTTCGTCGGAGGCGTAGCCGAGGGCGTGAGTGGAGGAGGCGCAGGCGGAGACGAAGCCGGTGACGGGGCCAGCGATGTGGTAGTGCGCGGCGAGGTTGAAGTTGAGCGTGCCGGCGATCGAGGAGACGACGCCCATCGGGTGACCGCGGTCGAAGTTAACGGCGGTGGATTGGGCGAGGTAGTGATGG from Nibricoccus aquaticus includes:
- a CDS encoding phosphopantetheine-binding protein; translation: MTDPLVDRLKHLIVEALKLEGVTPAEIADDEPLIGAGLNLDSIDALELVVRLEKEFGIKISNSEESRTALASIKSLTDFVRERADPARLPS
- the rpsR gene encoding 30S ribosomal protein S18; amino-acid sequence: MSTTEPTTQRSLTPEEFPFTDPSLMVRYVTDTGKILPRKYTGLSAKQQRRVTKTIKQSRNMLLAK
- a CDS encoding L-threonylcarbamoyladenylate synthase, with protein sequence MNKAAITKTMRANGKTAKAGRARVYRGTARNLARLAGVLREGGIVAVPTETVYGLAGDALNAAACRKIFKAKGRPANDPLIVHIWELAQLNVLAERNEAVDKVAGAFWPGPLTIVLPKKAVVPDLVTSGRPSVAVRMPRHRMFLELLKRCGRPLAAPSANPFGYISPTTAAHVRESLGGKIDFILDGGDAEVGLESTILDLRDPKNPAVLRPGAISVGEIAKVLGRRVGVVKKIADLEAAGSSGAKVGSGGGEIAPGMLSKHYSPKTAITLHRKLSTAVVKALRADEAAVFLFKPAGGEGKPGTRAGAKAKNVFWLSERGDLRRAARGLFGMLRALDGGQWKLIHAELAPGTPDGFAAAINDRLTRAAAKR
- a CDS encoding GumC family protein, with protein sequence MNPPASPAPHGGPDQAPESPYGYGAYQQPPDGPQQRGFQDYVLILRERIWYILAVFLVIFSCVLVYTLTQTKIYQSRSLIQILRRDPAVLKVQSVTDNDVRSLEDLNTIVQILESGTIIQKVSDRLTGEKLAQFMAPYLKGGSGDPLTPAEVLFKNRRVIPRRMSLIIEVQYRHPDRVLASDIANMFVDEFIAYNSRVRIDESMKAVDELRARVNDQRKKVEELATRLQTYRETHKMVSLDQRRDMVTETLKARNIIVTQTNARFKDAEVRWKQIQELRAAGRDLTELSFIAIQPIIGELKKQQAEQKVVVAQLSERYRAKHPRMIDATRMLSQIDAELAKATAEAASIVEGDYQSALRNADEARSGLVEQETQSLGIDRAGVEYESLDRELKIEEQVLQHLMGRMRETTMSSTLDTQNARVIDRAFPSQPEQYVKPVILLNLGLGLVGGLGLGLAVAIFVAFIDDRVKSSFDIEGQMGLHLLGIIPQVRKMPAPEKAQVVANHADRQVSEAFLTLHSSLRLKDDARAAKCILVTSTIPGEGKSFTTTNLALTFAAHGEKVVVIDCDLRRPNIHKSFRIANQRGVIDLCGGDTRVEDVVVKGPHPNLDIIPAGGRAKNPTHVLNSAGFEHMIADLRTRYDRVFIDTPPIAAVSDALIILPLVDGSIFTVFFNKVRRRAAQYAARRLIDSHVPNFGAVLNGLNMNVSGYYYGQYTDKSYKDYYVVMSKKDDTQSPLK
- a CDS encoding polysaccharide biosynthesis/export family protein produces the protein MFRLLNLLRTLLLTGLALTALRAQEPSVPSGDFLLQPQDLIKVQVFQEPDLLREVRISQEGTINLPLINQVDLRNKTLRQAEQLIRDLYDRDFLVNPQITLVVVEYAKRTVNVLGNVNLPGAVPFPQEQKLNLIDAITRAGGFNRLADRKRVKLTRTSTDGKSETVEINADQLMNKGASAEKWVLQVGDTVYVPERVL
- a CDS encoding outer membrane beta-barrel protein is translated as MKNLACGIAALACLASTASAITKVGESAELFITGDISARTDDNIFLTNGAEVDDTIFELSPGLQLTFGQGAQTKGSFKIAETFTRYLDNDSLDDELLSSVFNLSYDDAKLKLDLDASYRELSQSTRDIRGSTLVNRDVLDASADSEISISEKSSTGLGISWTDTDYDSSSYIDIEEITVPFNYYYAVSEKLDLSAGFRYRQTSLAISAGDSKDYYYNVGARIPVTEKFSGYFSVGYNERKPETGDKETGVGVEAEFQYVITAKTDLTLFLGNDYTTSAEGISQKTMTIAPTLRTKFSAQWEGSLGLTYQQLEYFSGRDDDYTDGRLGLAYLINDHAKITAAYNYRSNDSSLNGANFDNSIISLGAALRF
- a CDS encoding tetratricopeptide repeat protein; the protein is MSKSPEKADASALKQTARDRVREARGWERVVPVFIHRTEEGVQVVVHWRRLLLSVFALGAVSVLGLTLAAWVYVYSYKGVKEVGYLHIALPWRWDEYRVMRGAHYVATAKEMIATAQWRGAYLNLRVGLLKDPANREGRLLLAQFYGMLRRFELAEETLMEGLSYHRTDDAYLQAMLQFLLQQQSDARIVTLTGEVLADAGAGVMRKRIAALYAATAHAYRGSYDRAEDLIAAHQLGETREGRMLVARIEWERGYPELALIKLEQLRAGLPADDEVAGVLAGYYGELGRVDEARRLNLLRQVTSPAAPGPRIAMLKLLAKTGDEVAAKREVEEVMRDFQNDGPALVQLAEYAANNGDIALVRRIYEHCKAADLPWDVVAVLTVEASIVAKQYQDALDLTRELLRENPEWSRRHYTLFNGLQAIALHGLGDHDAARLFMKNFLGQANIRSEQLASVSGRLAAVGAADEARDLLDRAVQDDPLNQAALTKLIELDLKAGRLEELPAAVRKLLTMRKPSPLLLARVREELGRDRWLFLDGRTAALDELSAALAVKP
- the hisC gene encoding histidinol-phosphate transaminase, translated to MTLAQLVKPSVLKQPVYEPGKPIEDVARELGLDPASIIKLASNENPFGPSPLAITAATRALSQAELYPDGGCFALRAKLAAAYSIAPDQLVIGNGSNELLELLGHVLLGPGDDVVMGTPAFVVYKLVTLLFGARPIEVPLVNHRHDLDALLKAITPATKLVFLPSPNNPTGTANTQEEIVAFVRALPPHVVFAYDEAYSEFLDNPPDLRPLIAEGRKVICLRTFSKIYGLASLRVGYGYTTPEFAALLNRVRQPFNVNAIGQAAAIAALDDKTFTADVARKNREGLAQLETGFKSLNLEYVPSVANFILVKVGDGARVFDALQRRGVIVRPMKPYGMPEWLRLTVGTHTQNVRLLAELATATR
- a CDS encoding beta-ketoacyl-[acyl-carrier-protein] synthase family protein, which produces MSRTAVITGLGFITSIGNDRAAVSRSLREGLHGMTLFDFCGNPNLTVKVAAPVRDFDVSSPSTRDWSWPSRYDIPRETLRGLAPHGVYAFCALEQALADAALTPADLTDGQTGLFCASAGSAFLLHHYLAQSTAVNFDRGHPMGVVSSIAGTLNFNLAAHYHIAGPVTGFVSACASSTHALGYASDEIRLGRQKRMIVVGAEELNAETVLPFAAMRALSTNANPATASRPFDKSRDGFVGTGGAVVLIVEERATALARNAPIYATLAGWGQASDGYNVAAPRPDGAGLRSAITRALADAQVPSSEIDYVNAHATSTPVGDAAEAQALREIFTTAGHRPVVSSTKGLTGHGLSMAGAMETAFCALAMKEGFIPGNAHLADLDPACAGLDFPRESIARAPRIILKNSSGFGGSNVCLVLKSPN